Proteins co-encoded in one Cynocephalus volans isolate mCynVol1 chromosome 11, mCynVol1.pri, whole genome shotgun sequence genomic window:
- the IHO1 gene encoding interactor of HORMAD1 protein 1, which yields MNFNVWNIKEMLSIPSGSGTTTSSNWNNNQTDYSSLSDSQFLFGSQFCPENSETLSAPLDFGAHLRHSKQSQQTSLDSEPSIFTKYQTKSQLYRGDTKNGGLFPLPLPVGKSKDLLEQFEEEKKRTKDKCDSETLYNFVSHIRESIQRLQTSVEKSEEHLSSISQSILDSLETVAKTLQETVQAQNGLVFEAVQDKRNTEQAILEMQKRFEARQAEFIEMKSNMKHLEVLVAQQSKDFQQLCEQLGQLNLPSVLAELKRLISVPRVPGHVKDSASQTSPPLAQSLNFTRQEKCASEEPVIWQTQALADAWNPSTGSLQPGEFDIWGEGAKSDALQEEAALSAVRSHKGSGRVKDKAVQANSKNLAVTKTGPKNHRSNIPYHKVPGDRDLVSQGTPQLICLDLNNFATSTKNACQKYQAKSMYSHDPCEQLVTEQKGRTIERGEAGKKQQLPRKAHRWRHLARKREQTPSKTCAFKSKYQSPQYPLGQQEPLAQPLHVQGSRSPQKPVCPDLGGTVTTSKTARVMQGSLFQLSGCSSQDNRLLSSSSQGDYRMSWFSDLNLGSSEPPLCKEPGKNLLYDLGFDSSDDDF from the exons atgaattttaatgtCTGGAATATCAAAGAGATGCTCAGTATTCCTTCAGGCTCTGG GACCACTACGTCATCTAACTGGAATAATAATCAGACTGATTATTCCAGTCTCAGTGATTCCCAGTTCCTCTTTGGATCTCAGTTCTGTCCAGAAAATTCAGAGACACTGTCAGCACCCTTGGACTTTGGTGCCCACTTGAGGCATTCAAAACAGTCACAACAGACTTCTCTGGAT agTGAACCTAGTATTTTCACAAAGTACCAGACAAAATCCCAGCTGTATAGAGGAGATACAAAGAATGGAGGCTTATTTCCTCTTCCTTTGCCAGTTGGAAAATCAAAAGACCTCTTGGAACAGtttgaggaggaaaagaaaaggacaaaagacaAATGTGACAG tgaGACTCTTTACAACTTTGTTTCCCATATCAGAGAAAGCATTCAAAGG TTGCAGACATCTGTGGAAAAGTCTGAGGAACATCTCAGTTCAATAAGCCAATCTATTTTGGATTCTTTGGAGACTGTGGCCAAGACAT TGCAAGAGACTGTGCAGGCCCAGAATGGCCTGGTGTTTGAGGCAGTGCAGGACAAACGCAACACGGAGCAGGCCATTCTTGAGATGCAGAAGAGATTTGAAGCT AGACAAGCAGAGTTTATAGAAATGAAGTCCAACATGAAGCATCTTGAAGTTTTAGTTGCCCAGCAGAGTAAGGACTTCCAGCAGCTGTGTGAGCAGCTGGGCCAGCTGAACTTGCCCAGTGTCCTAGCAGAGCTGAAGAGATTGATCTCGGTGCCTCGGGTACCTGGGCATGTCAAAGACAGCGCTTCTCAAACCTCACCACCCCTGGCCCAGAGCCTCAACTTCACCAGGCAGGAAAAATGCGCCTCTGAGGAACCAGTTATATGGCAGACCCAGGCCCTTGCTGATGCATGGAATCCCAGTACAGGCTCTCTGCAGCCTGGAGAGTTTGACATCTGGGGTGAGGGAGCAAAGAGTGATGCTCTCCAAGAAGAGGCTGCCCTGTCAGCGGTCAGGTCCCATAAAGGAAGTGGGCGTGTAAAGGACAAGGCAGTGCAGGCTAACTCTAAGAATTTGGCTGTTACTAAAACAGGTCCCAAGAACCATCGCTCCAACATCCCATACCACAAAGTTCCTGGTGACAGGGACCTGGTTTCCCAGGGAACCCCACAGCTCATATGCCTGGACTTAAACAACTTTGCAACCAGCACTAAGAATGCCTGCCAAAAATATCAAGCCAAAAGCATGTATTCACATGACCCATGTGAACAGTTGGTAACTGAACAGAAAGGCAGGACTATAGAGAGAGGAGAGGCAGGCAAAAAGCAGCAGCTGCCCAGGAAAGCCCACAGATGGAGGCACCTAGCCAGGAAGCGAGAACAAACCCCAAGTAAGACATGTGCTTTCAAGTCTAAATACCAGAGTCCTCAGTACCCCCTGGGGCAGCAGGAACCACTTGCTCAGCCCCTGCATGTGCAGGGCTCTAGAAGTCCCCAAAAGCCAGTCTGCCCAGATCTGGGAGGAACAGTCACGACCAGTAAGACAGCAAGGGTGATGCAAGGGAGCCTCTTCCAGCTCAGCGGGTGCTCTTCTCAAGACAACAGGCTGCTTTCCAGCAGTTCCCAAGGAGACTACCGGATGAGCTGGTTCAGTGACCTCAACCTTGGAAGTTCAGAGCCCCCTCTCTGCAAGGAGCCAGGGAAGAATTTGCTCTATGACCTGGGTTTTGATAGCAGCGATGATGATTTCTGA
- the LOC134391218 gene encoding solute carrier family 38 member 6-like, producing the protein MEASWGSINAERGWYLSAQQPEEAETEELSPLLSNEIHRQRSPGVSFGFSVFNVMNAIMGSGILGLAYVMANTGILGFSFLLLIVALLASYSVHLLLSMCIHTAMSSYLLIIKTELPATISEFLTGDYSGSWYLDGQTLLIIICVGIVFPLALLPKIGFLGYTSSLSFFFMVFFALVIIIKKWSIPCPLTLNYIQKYFQISNATDDCKPKVFHFSKESAYAIPTMAFSFLCHTSILPIYCELQSPSKKRMQNVTNTAIALSFLIYFISALFGYLTFYDKVETELLKGYSKYLPHDVVVMTVKLCILFAVLLTVPLIHFPARKALMMMFFSNFPFSWIHHSLITLTLNVIIVLLAIYVPDIRNVFGVVGASTSTCLIFVFPGLFYLKLSTEDLLSCRKLGAFVLLIFGIFVGNFSLAVIIFDWINK; encoded by the coding sequence ATGGAGGCGTCCTGGGGGAGCATCAACGCTGAGCGGGGCTGGTACCTCTCCGCCCAACAGCCCGAAGAGGCGGAGACGGAAGAGTTGAGCCCGTTGCTAAGCAACGAAATTCACAGACAGAGATCTCCAGGTGTTTCATTTGGTTTCTCAGTGTTCAATGTGATGAATGCCATCATGGGAAGTGGCATCCTTGGCTTGGCTTATGTTATGGCTAATACTGGCATCCTTGGATTTAGTTTCTTGCTGCTGATAGTTGCTCTTCTGGCTTCTTACTCAGTCCATCTCCTGCTTAGTATGTGTATTCATACAGCTATGTcgtcttatcttttaattattaaaacagaGCTCCCTGCCACTATTTCAGAATTTTTGACTGGAGATTACAGTGGGTCTTGGTATCTTGATGGACAGACGCTACTAATAATCATTTGTGTTGGCATTGTGTTCCCTCTTGCACTTCTTCCAAAAATTGGCTTTCTTGGCTACACAAGtagtttatcatttttctttatggtgtTCTTTGCTCTTgtgataataattaaaaaatggtccATCCCTTGTCCTCTGACATTAAATTACATACAGAAATACTTCCAGATTTCAAATGCTACAGATGATTGTAAACCAAAGGTctttcatttctccaaagagagtGCTTATGCTATACCAACCAtggctttttcatttctctgccaTACGTCAATATTGCCCATATACTGTGAACTTCAAAGCCCTTCaaagaaaagaatgcaaaatgtCACCAATACAGCAATTGCtttaagttttctcatttattttatatctgcaCTCTTTGGGTACCTCACTTTTTATGACAAAGTGGAGACAGAATTACTCAAAGGTTATAGTAAATACTTGCCACATGATGTTGTTGTTATGACTGTGAAGTTATGCATACTATTTGCTGTGCTTTTGACAGTCCCTCTAATCCACTTCCCTGCCAGAAAAGCTTTAATGATGATGTTTTTCTCCAATTTTCCATTCTCCTGGATTCACCATTCTTTGATCACCCTAACACTCAATGTTATCATTGTTTTACTTGCAATATATGTTCCTGATATTAGAAATGTATTTGGTGTAGTTGGTGCCAGTACATCAACGTGTTTGATTTTTGTATTCCCAGGACTATTTTATCTTAAACTTAGCACAGAGGATTTACTCTCATGCAGAAAGCTTGGGGCTTTTGTGTTGCTCATCTTTGGAATTTTTGTTGGGAATTTTAGTTTAGCAGTCATCATTTTTGACTggattaataaatga